ATTACAAATTTAACAGATAGATATTAGCTTAATTCATAGAAAGCAACGATTTTTTTACTTCTGCTAAATCGTTTAAAACTTGGTCAGCATGCGTCAACCTCTTCTTTTCTACTTCTTGCTTGGTTACTGCAATACAATATAGACCTGCCTCCTTTGCCGCCGTACAGCCCGTACTCGTATCTTCAATCACTACGATTTCTTCCTTCGGAATCATCAATTTATTCACCGCCAACAAATAAGGCTCAGGATTTGGCTTTGGTTTTTCTACAAGTTCACGAGTAACAAAAAACTTAAAATATTTCAATAGTTTATGTTCGCCCAACACAGTTTCAACAGTAGATTGAAAACTTGATGTCACTAACCCAAGTTCTTTTCCAGAATCTTTTACCGCATCAAGGATTTCCTTTGCATGTGGCATCAAACGGATATTCCGCATATTCGCTTTGGCATATCTTGAACGAGTAGCAAACCACATATCTTCCTCATCAACATTCAACTTATAGTCATTATTCAGCATCTGAACGTTTCTACTTAGGGTATGTCCAGCAAAATTAGATATCCATTCATCGAAATCAATCTTTAGTCCGTAATCATTTTCTAAAATCGGTGCCCAATTACTGAAATAAAAATATTCAGAATCAATTAATGTTCCATCCAAATCAAATAGAACTGCATTTACATTATTCATAATGCAAAATTAACCATATTAATATTAAGCCTATGTTAAATCCAAAATACTTAACATCCGCTGACAGAACTTGTAATTTCATTGTGGTTTATTTGCCATAACTTGATATACAATGGCTCTTTTCTTAAGTTTGCTATGCTCATAAAATTGCTGTGAGCACAAAAACTCAATATTTATGAAAATAATTGCTGTAGGCAGAAATTATATTGACCACGCCAAGGAACTAAACAACCCTGTACCAGAAAAACCTGTTATCTTTTTAAAACCAGACACTGCGGTTTTAAAAGACAATAAAGACTTCTATTATCCGGAATTCAGTAAAGATATTCACTATGAAGTAGAGGTGGTATTAAGAATTTGTAATGAAGGTAAACATGTTTCTAAAAAATTCGCTCACAAGTATTATGATTCCATCGGATTAGGAATTGATTTTACGGCAAGGGACCTCCAATCGGATCTTAAATCGAAAGGCTTGCCTTGGGAATTGGCAAAAGCATTTGACCACTCTGCTATAGTCAGCAATATGATTTTCAAAGAAGAATTTGATGATCTACAAAACTTAAACTTTTCATTACAAAAAAATAATGAAACAGTTCAAATAGGGAATACAAAAGACATGATTTTTGATTTTGACAGCTTAATCACCTTTGTTTCACAGTACATAACATTGAGAAAGGGTGACCTGATCTTTACAGGTACACCAGCAGGTGTCGGACCCGTAAAAATCGGGGATAAATTGGAAGGATTTTTGGAGGAAAAATCCATGTTTACTTGCCAAATAAAATAAAATGAAGAAAATATCACTTTCAATATTAATTGCTGCTACCCTAATGGGCAACTTATCTGCCCAAAATAAAGACATCATAACATCAAGAAACTATCCACAAGGATATTTTCGGAATCCATTGAATATAGCTCCTGATGCATCAGGGACATTTGGAGAATTACGTTCTACCCATTTTCATGCTGGCGATGACTACAGAACTCAGCAAAGGATTGGGCTTCCTCTGCATGCCGCTGCTGAAGGTTATGTTTCACGTGTTAGAGTACAAATTGGAGGCGGGGGAAACTCAGTATACATCAATCATCCTAACGGATTCACCAGTGTTTATTTGCACATGGACAGCTTTAATGATGCATTGACAAAAATCATCAGGGCTGAACAATATAAACAACAGAGATTTGATGTTGACATGGAATTAAATCAGGGCCAGGTAAAACTGACTAAAGGCCAATTTATTGGAAATGCAGGAAATACAGGAGGATCTGCAGGTCCACATTTACATTTTGAAATCCGTGACACAAAATCACAACATCCACTAAACCCTCAATTATTCGGACTTCATTTTAACGATAAATTTGCTCCAACAATAAACGGAATAATGGTTTATGATCTCGAAGATCCATTGTTCAATGAGAATACCGGCAGAAGGTATCAACAATTGAAAGCATTGGGATCCGGAAGATATGCGTTGGCGTCTGGAGCACCAATATCAGTAAATGGAAAATTTGGCCTTGGAATAAACACCATTGACAGACATCGTGCTGGAGGATTTCAAAATGGGGTATATTCAATCGAACTATTCTTAGATGGAAAATCGGTATCTACTGTATTATTTGAAGAATTGGACTTCAACACTTCTAGTGCAATTCATTCTTATATAGATTTTCCTCATTTTAAAAGATCAAAAGCGAAGGTTCAAAAAAGCTTTAAAGATCCAGGAAATCCAATTCAGATTTTCAAAAATCTGAACAATCAAGGAATAATGGAACTTAATGATGACAAAATTCACGATGTAAAATATGTTGTCAAAGATGTTCATGGTAATTGTAGTGAGTTGGATTTTAAAGTAAGGAACAACCCTACATACACAGCAAAGAAAAACCCAATTAAGGGAGAACTTTTTCAATATGCTAAAGACAATTCATTTAGTGCTGATGAGGTTAAAGTCGAAATTCCAAAAGGTTCTTTGTACAGCGATGTAGACTTTATTTACTCCAAAAGTGCTGCAAGACCAAACAGTTATTCATCGGTGCATCATGTTCAAAACAATCTGACTCCTTTGTTCTCTACCTATAAATTAAGTATAAAACCAACAACCTTACCGAGACATTTGGAAAGCAAGGCTCTATTAGCTTCGGTTCAAGGTGGTTCGGTAGGAGGCAAATTTGAAAACGGATGGGTAACAGTAAATACGAAAATATTCGGTTCATTTTATGTCACAGTAGATACTATTGCTCCTACGATTACACCTAGGAATTTCAGTAATGGCAAAAACGTAAGCGGACAGTCAAAAATCGACTTTACAATTTCAGACAATTTCTCAGGGATACAGTCATTTAATGCCTATATTGATGATAAGTGGGTTTTGATGGAATATGATTCCAAAAACCGACATGTGTGGCATAGGTTTGATCCATCATTGAGTAAAGGCCAACATACATTTAAATTTGTTGTAAAAGACTGGAAAGACAATGAGAAAGTCTATCAAGCAACATTCACTAGATAAAATTGGAATATTATGGCAGAATTAAAAGTTGGGGATAAAGCCCCTCAGTTCAAAGGGAAAAATCAACATGGTGAAGAGGTAAAACTTTCTGACTTCAAAGGAAAAAAGATCATTCTATATTTTTATCCAAAGGATAATACTCCAGGTTGTACCACCGAGGCATGTAATTTCAGAGATAATTACCAAAGTCTTTTGAAAGATGGTTACGAAGTGATAGGTGTAAGTATCGACAGTGAGCAGTCCCATCAAAAATTCATTTCAAAATTTGAACTTCCATTTACGCTTCTTTCCGATGAGGATAAAAAGATTGTGGAAGACTATGGAGTTTGGGTGGAGAAGAACATGTACGGAAAGAAGTATATGGGAACTGCCAGAACAACATTTATCATTGATGAGAATGGTATAATTAAGCACATTATTAAAAAAGTAGACAATAAAAACGCCAGTCAACAAATTAGAGACTTAATGGCGAAATAAGTCGCCCGAATACATTATATTTGCCCCCTATGAGCAAGCAAACAGACGATTTTTTCAAGAATATTATTTCACATGCAAAGGAATATGGATTTGTTTTCCCTTCAAGTGAAATTTACGACGGATTAAGCGCCGTCTATGATTATGGTCAATTAGGTTCTGAATTGAAAATGAACCTTAAAACATATTGGTGGAAATCCATGGTTCAATTAAATGAAAATATTGTTGGAATTGATGCAGCAATATTTATGCATCCAACAACATGGAAAGCATCAGGCCACGTAGATGGTTTCAATGACCCAATGATTGACAACAAGGATTCTAAAAAAAGATACCGTGCAGATCAATTAATTGAAGATAAAATTGACCGCTATGAAAAAGATGGCAAAACTGAAAAAGCAGCACAATTACAAAAGGACCTTGATGATGCTTTGAATGCAGATGACCTTGTACGCTTAAAAACAATCATCGAAGAGCATAATATCGTTTGGTCCAATTTCAGGAACAAAGAACTGGACCGATGTCCGTCAATTCAATTTGATGTTTGCTACCCAAATGGGAGCTATGGCAGATGGTGCTGAGCAAGTGTACCTTCGTCCTGAAACAGCTCAAGGTATTTTCGTGAACTTCTTGAACGTTCAAAAAACTGGAAGAATGAAAATCCCATTTGGTATTGCTCAAATTGGTAAAGCATTCCGTAATGAAGTAATTGCACGTCAATTTATCATGCGTATGCGCGAATTTGAACAAATGGAAATGCAATTCTTTGTCCGTCCTGGAACTGATCTAGAATGGTATCAAAAATGGAAAGAAAACCGTTTGAAATGGCACTTGGCATTAGGAGCTGACCAAAATAAATATCGTTATCATGACCACGTTAAATTAGCTCACTATGCAAATGCAGCTGTGGATATCGAATACGAATTCCCATTCGGATTTAAAGAAGTGGAAGGAATCCATTCACGTACAGATTTTGACTTGAAGCAACATCAGGAATTTTCAGGCAAGAAAATGCAATATTTTGACCCTGAAATCAATCAAAGCTATATTCCATACGTTATCGAAACTTCAATCGGTTTAGACCGTTTGTTCTTAACAGTTTTAGCCAATAGCTTGGTTCAAGAGGATTTGTCGACTGATGAAAAACAAGATTCTCGTGTTGTACTGAAATTCCATCCTGCAATTGCTCCGGTAAAAGCAGCAATTCTTCCTTTAACTAAGAAAGATGGTCTCCCAGAGAAAGCAAGAGAAATCATGGCTAAATTAAAATTGGATTACAATATCCAATATGATGAAAAAGATTCAATCGGAAAACGCTATCGCCGTCAAGATGCGATAGGTACTCCATTCTGTATTACTGTGGATCATCAAACATTGGAAGATAACATGGTGACCATTCGTCATCGTGACAGTATGCAACAAGAAAGAGTAAATATTAATGAGCTAGAAAATATCATCGGGAATTTAGTCAGTATGACAAATTTGTTGAAGGAATTAGTATAACTCATTTTATAAATAAAAAGATAACCTGCCTTGAGAAATCAAGACAGGTTTTTTTATAAATGGAGGGTTAGTTTAAAATAATTATTTTAATGTTGAACTTAAACCAGATTCATACATTGACATCCTTTTGGTCTCAGCATATTTCCAAACGCTACAACCCATCTGTTTTTTGAAAAACTTGCTGAATTCATGGTCATTCTTAAACCCAGCATCATGCAGGAGGCTAATTATTCGTTCAGAATCATGATTTACACTTTTTAAACGTTCTAAAAAATAATTTATCCGCTTGTTGTTCAGGTAGTTTTCAAAACTTCCGTTTAAATATTTTTTCGACAAATTTTTAAAGTCAAGATCAGATATAGGCATGAATTTCTTAAAATCCGAAAGCTTTAGATCCGGATTTTTAAAGAGATTTTCTTGATCAATCAATTGGTCTATCGCACTGATATAAAATATCAGCTCAGTCTGTTTCAATTGAGCCTGTTCTTCTTCATACTGCTTTACCATACCATTTGTCTTGAACAAGTATCCAAAATAAATGTTGAGGGCATGGTAATATCGGTAATATATGATCCCCAAAAATATCATAACTGTAAATAGACCATCAAGAAACTCAAAAAACAGGTCTGAATCTATGAAAAGCCCACGACTGAGAATAATACTTAATGTTAAGATCTTAGCTGAAAAGAAGTAAAAGGCTAACTGTCCATCAATAGAATTTACTAAATTCCCTACCTTCCTTCTCCAAGGCCAAAGAATAAACAAATCATATACTACGGATATGAAAAACAAAATTGTTCTAGATTTCTGATAAAAAAAGTCCAAATAATCATAAATCATCCCGTCAGTAATTTGAGAAGAATAGATATTGAACAACAGATAGAACACATAAAATAATATAAAAGGGAAAAGTGCTAATAAAAATAGATAGATTGATGTTCGGGTTTCTAGCGCTATATTCCTGAGATATAAGGAGGTTATGGAAACCAAACACAAACTACTTGTAGCTGTAAATAAAATCCCGATATGTGAATTCAATACCGGAACAAAATATTTAACCATTAAGATAACTGCTCCTGTCAACAAGAGAAATCTTATCATCTCTCCTCTTTCATCGCGGATGGTTCTAATCTTTAGATATAGAATCACTATTAATACCTGGGTGACAGTTAGTGCCAGCAAATAAGCCATATAACAATAATAAAATACTAGTATTAAGAAATTAAAAAGGTGTCGTTAAGTTTAATTTTTTTTAAACCTCATGCAGCATTATTTAAATTCAACAATCTTAGTATCATCCCATTCCTCATCTATTATGATCTCAAATATTTTGTTAACCATTCCACTCGGATAGAGATCTCCTCTGAAAATTAACTTGACATTATTTTTCACCGCAGCATTTAACCTAAAATTCCTAACCATTTTGGCATCATCCCAAACTTCAAATTCATAATGCAGAGGAATTTCATCAGAACTCATGCCTATAAATTGATTGAATGATATCTCTTTATGGATGTGAAATGTTGAACAAATTCAATTACATTGTCTTCCGATTTGGGGATGATAATTTCAAGATTTGGGTTAAAGGGGCTCCATCTAATCGGCGCCATAATAGGCTTGACAATAATTTTTTTGATTTCAGATAAATCCCTTAAATCAGTAAAATCCAGGGTAACCATGCTATAGGCACGTTTAAAATTGACTTTTTTCTCTATACTTTCCTTCAACTCAAAGGAGTCTAGCACAGCAAATGTCCGAGCAAACTTATCTTTGAATGATGTTCCAATATAAAAATCTCGAATATGTTTAACATCTCTCGGATAGGATAAGGGTTCATTTAATTCACTGTAAACCAAAGTCGAGTAATACTTGCCCTCTGGTAAATCAACTAATAGGTTATTGGTAGAGCTGTTTGGAATAAAATGGCCTGAATTCACAAGATCACCATTCTCCTGATTAAAAATAAAATAATTCAGATTGAAGTTTTTGGGTTTATTGGGGTTAATTGAATTATTTGTTTTCCCATAAAATCTAAAATTATCTAAGAAATAAAAATAATCAGAAGTATCTCGTAATAATGTAAATTGAAATTCTCCTTTAACAAGGTGCGATCTTAGTATATCATTTCTTCCTCGAATATCTAAAGAAAAAGTTCGCAATCCATTTTTAGGAACATCATCCGAATTAACTATTAACTCAAAGTGATCTCTTCCTTTATAAATACTATTTGGTTCGTTCTTTCCCAGTACAAAATAAATCGTATCCTTGCCTATTTTATTCGTGGATACATCAAATTCAACCTGCCTAATTTCTCAATTGACGTAGTATCCAAAAAAAAGAAAAACCCTAAATTAGTACCCTTAAAGGTCAAAACACTATCGCCGAATGCGTTTAAGGACAATGGCCTATTAACTTTCTTTATTAATGGTAAAAAATGATTTCCCCATCTGAATTTTATACCTTTACGCAAATAGTTCGGAAAAATTCCCGGTCCATTAAAATCCCCAAACATAAGGAGTTCAAGACGCTCAGGATTTTCAGCCACAGCTCCGGAGGATGAAGTGGATTTGGTAATGATAGGAGAATTAAATGGTTTGATCTCTTTTTTAAAATCTTCAAAATTAAAGATAACTTGTCTTACTGGACCCTCGCCGCGGTCAACAATGGAATGATTTTTTTTGCAAGAAATAAGTGAAAATGATATACTGATTAATAACAGTAGGCATCTAGAAATAACATTAATAGTCTTCATAAAATATTCATTTAATTAAAATAATTTATAATAAATTAATATTTATGAATGAATTAAAAATAAAAAGGAGATAATCTTAAAGTTAATTATCTCCTTATAAATCAATCAGATACAAACCTATCCAATTGATAACGTACTAATTCTTAATGTCTGTAGGTTCTAAAGTGTCTGGACTTTTTTTTCACCATTGACTAATAAATCTACCTTCTCTCCTTTTTTTCCAATTACGCTGTACTTTGTAACTTTTCCATTTTTCCATTCAAAATCCACGGTATAATTTCCTCTAGCTTTGAGACCCTTTACATTTCCATCCTTCCAAGCTTGAGGCAAAGCTGGCAGTAAGTGAATATAGCCATCATGACTCTGAATTAACATCTCCGCTATTCCTGCTGAACCACCAAAATTTCCATCAATCTGAAATGGTGGATGAGCACAGAAAAGATTTGGATAAGTTCCTGCTCCAGCTCCCCCATAAGTAGTGCTTTGTTCAAAAGCAGGTTGCAACAACTGCCTTAAGATTTCAAGGGAATGATCGCCATCATGTAATCTTGCCCAAAACAAAATCTTCCATGCCCTAGACCATCCTGTCCCCTCATCACCCCTTACTGCCAACGTTTTCTTTGCTGCATCTGCCCATTCAGGACTCGTAACAGGTGAAATGAAATTCGCCGGATACAATCCATATAAATGTGAAACATGTCTATGTTGAGGTTCTGTTTCCTCATAGTCTTCGAGCCATTCCATCACTCTACCTGATTTACTCACTACTACTGCAGGAGGCAAAGAGGTAAGATCAACTTCTACTTGCTTCGCGAAATCATCATTTAAACTCAAGATTTCATTTGCCGCAATTACAGATCCGTATAACTCTCGAACAATCTGATTATCGATTGTAGGTCCCATCACTACTGCTGCCCTTTTTCCATTTGGCAATTTAAATCCGTTTTCTGGTGATACAGAAGGCGAGGTAACTAACCAACCTGTCTTAGGATCCTTCACCATGGTAGCCTTATAAAATACCGCAGCATCCTTGAGTACGGGATAAATTTCCTTCAGGTAATTTTCATCCTTAGTAAATTGGTAATGCTCCCAAAGATGATTGCACAACCATCCAGAAGCAGTACTGGCTCCCCATGAAGCATGCTCGCCTGGTGCCGTATATCCCCAAATATTGCTCATCATATAAACGACCCATCCTGGAGCATCGTAATATGCCTTGGCAGTTTTAACACCTTCCTTGGAAATGTTTTTTATCATCTCTATAAAAGGTTTATGATACTCGGATAGATTATTCACCTCAACTCCCCAATGATTCATTTGAGCATTAATGTTCAAATGATAATCTCCATTCCAAGGGGTCTGTATTTGGTGTGCCCAAAGTCCTTGTAAATTGGGTGGCAAAGCTTTTGAAACTCTTGGAGCAGAACTTGAAAGAGTTAAGTATCTCCCAAATTGGTAATATAATGTTGCCAAACCATTGTCCTGTCCTGGATCATTATAAAATGCAGATAAACGCTTATCCGTAGGAATATCAGACTTAGATAATAAATCCGTAATTTCTAAGGAAACCCGCTCAAATAGTGGCTTATATTTACGATGATGGGATTTCATCAAAGCAGAAAAATTCATCTTTTCCACCTTTTTAATTTCTGATGAAACTACTTCTTTAGGATTATGCCCATAATAGCTCGTAGAGGCTGAAAATAATACAATAGCTTCATTTGCACCTTTCACAATTATTTCATTGTCATGATCCATTAAGGTTCCTCCTTTCGTAAGAACCTTAAATTTGGCCGCAAATTGAATACCTTTCCCGCCCTGGCCATCAGGGAGTGAACCAGAAATCGTAATTTCATTTCCATTGACTTTATACTCTTCGATGTTCTCTTCACGATAGAAATGCATCGCAAATTCAATGGACTTTTTCTTATCCGCAGATAGCCTTACAACTCCTACATTATTGTCAAAAGAAGTAAAATATTCCCTCAAAAACTTTGTGCCATTGTTGGTAAAACTTGTTCCAGCAGTCGCATCACCTAAATCTAGCCACCGCTTGTAGTCCTTGGTTTCGCCTTCATGAAAAAACAAAAAGTTCATAAACCCAAAGTTTTGGAAGCTTCCATAAGGAACATTCGCTCCATTGCCCTGACCCGAACCAGATCCTACACATACGAAATTCTTATTGACCAATGCTTCAGCCTCATCATTCTTTCCTTCAAACAACAAACGCTGGATATCCAAAACAGAACTCTTCGCATTGTAGTTATTAGCGTCTTGAGGTGAACCAGACCACATCGAGATTTCATTTAACACAATAGACTCATCGTTAATACTACCATTAGGCATCATACCGATCAGTCCGTTTCCCAATGGAAGGGTTTCTTCCCATTTTTCTCCGGGACGATCATACCACAACTTCAAATCCTGACCTTGTAACTTCCCTACGAGTAGGCAACAAAATATCCCTAAAATCCTTCTCATTACTATTTTAAATAAATATCAAACTCTGCCACCGAAAATTCCTTGTCATCGCTTAGTACTTCATTAGGAATAAATCTGATGTAGTGAGCTTCCTGTGCTGTATCAAAAGTTATACTTTGCTCAGTAGCATTCGCTCTAATATTCGAAAATTCCCCAGATGCAACGGTTTTCCATTCTTTACCATCAATACTAGTTTGAATTTCATATTTCGCTGGAACACCTTTAATCTTGCGGTCTTGTCTCGGCATATAACTCATACCAGTAATCAACTCCGTTTTTGGCAACCTAATTTCTACAAACTTCTGACTGCTGAGAATTGCCTCCCAAACAGTTTTATCATCGTTATCTACTGCTTTTTTCGAATGTTTATCTCCACTAATTATATTCAGCTGATCTTTTGCAATTTTCTTTCGGTCTGCTTGGTCGAATTTAAAATCTGATTTTGCTTCTTTAAACAATGCAAAATCACTCAATGTTGGAGCAACAGGAGCATAAAGATGAACTCTCAGTTTTGTTGCCCGAACTGGCTCTGCTAATTTAATCAACCTATTAGAACCAATACTGGTTGCTGATGCCAATGGTTTCCATGAACCATTTACCCAAACATCCACTTTAACACTGTCAATTCGCTGACCCAATTTGATGTTTTCCCTTAACCTGATCAAATCGAATTCTTGATCATGTGCCAAAGTAATTTCAATACTAGGACTTAAAACATTGTCATCTGAAGCATAATAGCTATAACGGTCATTGTCAAAAAGATTTTTTTCTGAGAACAATGCATTGTTTTCTCGTACATTACTCGCTTTAGCAGTAGCACCTGCTGCTAAATTGTCCGAAAAAGTTGCTTTGACCTTCTCTCCAAATGCTGCTAACGATTTCACATCATTGTCATGTAGCATACCATTTGGCATAGGTGCTAAACCAAGGTTCATGTTACCACCTCGACCGACTGATTTCAAGTAGATTTCAAATAATTGATTTGGAGTCTTAACCTTATCATTTTGGTCCTCATGGTAAAACCATCCTGGACGTTGAGGAACATCACATTCTGCAGGGATCCAAAACTCCCCACCCCTAGTGCCGGTTGGTAAATTAGAATTGTCAACCTCTCCAGGTACTGGGAGGCTTGCCGGGCTCAATGCTCTTCGGAGTAAGAGTAGCCCAACTGGTCTCTGCCGCAAAACCATGCTCATTGCCAACCCATCTCATATCCGGACCAACATCAGAAAATATCATAGCCATAGGCTGTAACTTCCGAACAATCGGCCATGTCTTTTCATGCCATTCATAATAAGTCGAACGGTCAATAGTCCGTTTTTCATTTTTGCCGCCGTAGTAGCCATCACCACCATTGGCCCCATCATGCCAAGAAGTGAATAACTCCCCATAATTCGTCATCAATTCGGTCAATTGCTCTCTATAAGCGTCAGCATATGCTTTCGTGCCGTATCTCGTGTCATTTCTATCCCAAGCAGATAGATAAACTCCAAACTCAAGACCATTATCGTGTGAAGCTTGCATAAAATCTTTGACCATATCACCCTTCCCGTCTTTCCATGGTGAACTGGCAACACTGTATGTAGTAGTTTTAGTTGGCCATAAACAAAATCCATCGTGATGTTTGGCAACTGAAATCAAACCTTTAAATCCTCCGGAAGCAGCTGCTTTCGCAATCTGATTCGGATCGAATTTGCTAGGATTGAAAACCTTAGGATCTGCATCTCCAAAACCCCATTCTTTATTTTGGAATGTAGTCGGAGTGAAGTGAATTAAGGTGTACATTTCCATCTCATGCCATTTTAATTGGCGTTCGCTAGGTAAAACTCCATATGGAGCCGGTTCTGTCTGTGCAATTGTTAGTAAGGGGCATAATAATGCTAAAGATAGAAGTTTAGATCTTTTCATAAATTGAGCTTAATAAATTCTCAAGATACAGAAATATGTAAAGATTCAACAAGAAAATCCAACATTTCACAATTTTCTTTACAACATTCGAAATATTCATCCCACGTAGAAAAATCATTTAATTTTATAGATAAATACGAAAAACCCGAAAATTATCTGGTTGACTTAGTGCTTTTTATTGAAAAGTGAATAAATTTGCTGATCATGAATAACGAACAATCCAAAATAATACGTGAACAAGCCCAACGTTCTTCACTTAGAGAACATTCGGTTCCATTATACCTGACTTCAAGTTTCATCTTTGACAGTGCCGAACAAGGACGTGCTGTATTTGCAGACGAAGAGGAAGCAATGGTTTACTCGCGCTATGCAAACCCGAATACCACAGAATTTATCAATAAAGTTTGCCTTCTAGAAGATGCTGAAGCAGGTCTTGCTTTCGCCTCTGGAATGGGTGCTATATTTGCTACTTTCGCCGCTTTTATGCAACAAGGTGACCATATCGTATCTTCAAGGGCAATATTTGGATCAACACATCAATTGTTTACTCAGCTATTCCCTCGTTGGGGCGTCACGACAACTTATGTCGATGCTATTAATCAAGAAGAATGGGAAAAAGCA
The Sphingobacterium daejeonense genome window above contains:
- a CDS encoding alpha-L-fucosidase, which codes for MKRSKLLSLALLCPLLTIAQTEPAPYGVLPSERQLKWHEMEMYTLIHFTPTTFQNKEWGFGDADPKVFNPSKFDPNQIAKAAASGGFKGLISVAKHHDGFCLWPTKTTTYSVASSPWKDGKGDMVKDFMQASHDNGLEFGVYLSAWDRNDTRYGTKAYADAYREQLTELMTNYGELFTSWHDGANGGDGYYGGKNEKRTIDRSTYYEWHEKTWPIVRKLQPMAMIFSDVGPDMRWVGNEHGFAAETSWATLTPKSIEPGKPPSTWRG